The Halarchaeum grantii genome includes a window with the following:
- a CDS encoding WD40/YVTN/BNR-like repeat-containing protein, with amino-acid sequence MAIIAGTRDGVYRFADDAGTDAERVLDSGNSLRVRTFDGVEGVFAAMTSGLYRSRDGGNTWADLDVPRAEVYSVVASPDGERLYAGTHPAHLSVSTDEGETWRELDGFQDLPSRDDWHTPRHRNEAHVRSLGVHPNRPDRVIAGVEVGGVHASDDRGETWAERRNGLQDDVHHVLVIGQEEYVASCGGGLYRTADAGRSWTRLDTDLDHRYFREAALVDGRLYAAAARDPPGSWRGETGADGVLLESTDRGESFADVSYPGGPEEVVLAWTHDGEPVHAGTNEGRLVRRSADGAWTDAGRAPESIRALESL; translated from the coding sequence ATGGCGATCATCGCCGGGACGCGAGACGGCGTGTATCGATTCGCGGACGATGCCGGGACCGACGCCGAGCGGGTGCTCGACAGCGGGAATTCGCTGCGCGTGCGGACGTTCGACGGCGTCGAGGGCGTTTTCGCCGCGATGACGTCGGGACTCTATCGTTCGCGCGACGGCGGTAACACGTGGGCGGACCTCGACGTCCCCCGCGCGGAAGTGTATTCGGTCGTCGCTAGCCCAGACGGCGAGCGACTCTACGCGGGCACGCACCCCGCGCACCTCTCCGTCTCGACCGACGAGGGCGAGACGTGGCGCGAACTGGACGGGTTCCAAGACCTCCCGTCGCGGGACGACTGGCACACCCCGCGGCACCGGAACGAAGCGCACGTCCGGAGTCTCGGCGTGCATCCAAATCGGCCCGACCGCGTGATCGCGGGCGTCGAGGTCGGCGGCGTCCACGCCAGCGACGACCGCGGCGAGACGTGGGCGGAGCGCCGAAACGGCCTCCAGGACGACGTCCACCACGTCCTCGTCATCGGCCAGGAGGAGTACGTCGCGTCCTGTGGCGGCGGCCTCTACCGCACCGCGGACGCCGGACGGTCGTGGACGCGCCTCGACACCGACCTCGACCATCGCTACTTCCGGGAGGCCGCACTCGTCGACGGCCGGCTCTACGCGGCGGCCGCCCGCGACCCGCCGGGGTCGTGGCGCGGCGAGACCGGCGCGGACGGGGTCCTCCTCGAATCGACCGACCGAGGCGAGTCGTTCGCGGACGTCTCCTACCCCGGTGGCCCGGAGGAGGTCGTGCTCGCGTGGACGCACGACGGCGAGCCTGTCCACGCCGGGACGAACGAGGGACGGCTCGTCAGGCGATCCGCGGACGGCGCGTGGACGGACGCGGGGCGCGCGCCCGAGAGTATTCGAGCGCTCGAATCGCTCTGA
- a CDS encoding SDR family NAD(P)-dependent oxidoreductase, with amino-acid sequence MTRTAVVAGVGPGLGASLARKFAREGCRVALFARSTDYIEDLADDLPDPGEGLAVTVDLTDVEAIREAFETVREEFGPVDVLVNHASAASWTGLMDSSVEEFERAWEVNGRGAFVCSQEAVGDMLDDEGGTVLFTGATSAVRSRGGAIGFTAAKFAARGMAMDIAQEYGGEGVHVAHVMIDGQIGGSGAQERSPERDPETFLDPDRMAETYWHLIEQDDPSTQPFEVHITNGPQTTEFL; translated from the coding sequence ATGACGCGAACCGCCGTCGTCGCCGGTGTCGGTCCCGGACTGGGTGCGTCGCTCGCGCGGAAGTTCGCTCGTGAGGGCTGTCGGGTCGCGCTGTTCGCGCGCTCGACGGACTACATCGAAGACCTCGCAGACGACCTGCCCGACCCCGGGGAGGGCCTGGCGGTCACGGTCGATCTCACGGACGTCGAGGCGATCCGTGAGGCCTTCGAAACCGTCCGCGAGGAATTCGGTCCCGTCGACGTCCTCGTGAATCACGCGAGCGCGGCGTCGTGGACGGGACTGATGGACAGCAGCGTCGAGGAGTTCGAGCGCGCCTGGGAGGTGAACGGACGCGGGGCGTTCGTCTGCTCGCAGGAGGCCGTCGGCGACATGCTCGACGACGAGGGCGGAACGGTCCTCTTCACGGGCGCGACGTCCGCCGTCCGCTCACGTGGCGGCGCTATCGGGTTCACCGCCGCGAAGTTCGCCGCGCGCGGGATGGCGATGGACATCGCTCAGGAGTACGGCGGCGAGGGCGTGCACGTCGCGCACGTCATGATCGACGGCCAGATCGGCGGCTCCGGCGCGCAGGAGCGCTCCCCGGAGCGCGACCCCGAGACGTTCCTCGACCCCGACCGGATGGCCGAGACCTACTGGCACCTCATCGAGCAAGACGACCCGAGTACGCAGCCCTTCGAAGTCCACATTACCAACGGTCCGCAGACGACTGAATTCCTCTGA
- a CDS encoding RecB family exonuclease, with translation MRACIERYFELDVAAYELVDSEREFELDVDGHEVVGFIDAVYRTPAGELVVVDYKATTRRRDVKRDKQLPIYLLACREIYDEPIERAGYAYVGDIGPELDARTFSDERLAAVRDDISETMARIETSTFDEYASGTHCRWCRHNGLPCAADVVTPDSL, from the coding sequence GTGAGAGCGTGTATCGAGCGCTACTTCGAACTGGACGTCGCCGCCTACGAGCTCGTGGACAGCGAGCGCGAATTCGAACTCGACGTCGACGGCCACGAAGTCGTCGGGTTCATCGACGCCGTCTACCGGACGCCCGCGGGGGAGCTCGTCGTGGTCGATTACAAGGCGACCACGCGACGCCGGGACGTCAAGCGCGACAAGCAGCTCCCGATCTACCTCTTGGCGTGCCGGGAGATCTACGACGAACCGATTGAGCGCGCTGGCTATGCGTACGTCGGCGATATCGGCCCGGAACTCGACGCGCGGACGTTCAGTGACGAGAGGCTCGCGGCCGTCCGCGACGACATCAGCGAGACGATGGCGCGGATCGAGACGTCCACGTTCGACGAGTACGCGAGCGGAACGCACTGTCGATGGTGTCGGCACAACGGGCTACCATGCGCGGCGGATGTAGTTACTCCAGATTCGCTATGA
- a CDS encoding A/G-specific adenine glycosylase codes for MTSTRRVFVERLLDWYDENGRHALPWREDARTAFEILVAEVLLQRTTASAVEGAYVPFVARYPTPACLVAAPSDRLVDAVEPLGLTKRAGHLERCSAQLLERHAGTVPAERTALLSLHGVGEYTARSVLIHAYGERTVAVDTNVRRLVSRFFGVDPDSDALREIAAALAPEDRIGDFLHAMLDFAADVCRAREPRCDSCPLRTGCRRFESGCASRSERSQ; via the coding sequence GTGACGAGTACACGGCGCGTCTTCGTCGAACGGCTGCTCGACTGGTACGACGAGAACGGCAGGCACGCGCTCCCTTGGCGCGAGGACGCCAGGACCGCCTTCGAGATCCTCGTCGCCGAGGTACTGCTCCAGCGCACCACCGCGTCCGCCGTTGAAGGCGCGTACGTCCCCTTCGTCGCTCGGTATCCGACCCCCGCGTGTCTCGTCGCCGCGCCCTCCGACCGGCTCGTCGACGCCGTCGAACCCCTCGGCCTCACGAAGCGCGCCGGCCACCTCGAACGCTGCTCCGCGCAGTTGTTGGAACGACACGCGGGAACCGTTCCCGCCGAACGAACGGCATTGCTCTCGCTACACGGCGTCGGCGAGTACACCGCCCGTTCGGTCCTGATACACGCCTACGGCGAGCGGACAGTCGCCGTCGACACGAACGTTCGTCGGCTGGTCTCCCGGTTCTTCGGCGTCGATCCGGACTCCGACGCGCTTCGAGAAATCGCCGCCGCTCTCGCGCCCGAAGATCGGATCGGTGACTTCCTCCACGCCATGTTGGACTTCGCGGCGGACGTGTGTCGAGCGCGCGAGCCGAGGTGCGACAGCTGCCCGCTCCGGACCGGCTGTCGTCGTTTCGAGAGCGGGTGCGCGTCTCGGAGCGAACGCTCCCAGTGA
- a CDS encoding tyrosine-type recombinase/integrase translates to MPATRERSLTERDFERLIRATYRIDDDEKALEARALVLVGGRLGLRPGEFTHLSSSWIDWQRQMIRIPSHHQCTKGRDGSLCGYCRQVIEQQVQSSDRSFAELEREYWQPKTTAGARAVPFHFSPRVHVALEFLDERHDGWPYSFSTVQRRLNTTLDHAPRLPADATSPHGLRATAASYHASRGLDMPALRAMFGWKDLETAQQYLNVDGAMTRRALSSIH, encoded by the coding sequence ATGCCAGCAACTCGGGAGCGGTCCCTGACGGAGCGCGATTTCGAACGCTTGATCCGGGCGACCTACCGGATCGACGACGACGAGAAGGCGCTCGAAGCGCGCGCGCTCGTCCTCGTCGGTGGTCGCCTCGGACTCCGGCCCGGCGAGTTCACGCACCTCTCCTCGTCGTGGATCGACTGGCAACGCCAGATGATCCGCATCCCGAGCCACCACCAGTGTACGAAGGGCCGAGACGGTAGTCTCTGTGGGTACTGTCGGCAGGTCATCGAACAGCAGGTCCAGTCGTCGGACCGGAGCTTCGCGGAACTCGAACGGGAGTACTGGCAGCCGAAGACGACCGCTGGCGCGCGCGCCGTCCCCTTCCACTTCTCTCCCCGGGTCCACGTCGCACTGGAGTTCCTCGACGAACGCCACGACGGCTGGCCGTACTCGTTCTCTACGGTACAGCGCCGCCTCAACACGACGCTCGATCACGCGCCGCGACTACCGGCGGACGCGACGTCACCGCACGGGCTCCGCGCGACTGCGGCCTCCTATCACGCCAGTCGGGGTTTGGACATGCCCGCGCTTCGCGCGATGTTCGGCTGGAAGGACCTCGAAACCGCCCAACAGTACCTCAACGTCGACGGTGCGATGACGCGCCGCGCGCTCAGCAGTATCCACTGA
- a CDS encoding Eco57I restriction-modification methylase domain-containing protein: MSANSSSGQTAFVAREFETSVDADAVDQAIETLDAIVSNLRKQIDDDTLERVLRADSGSYQLKASMTRDGLQPESFTQDAVVDPLLDALGYDYATEAGGLSGGRTRVADYAASLREHDEIDSTRLLIEAEPINKDLHSRKHGLGQVRDWLSQREFESDFGFATDGLRWVFVRYDPDSYTHNVIEEVDLRPVLLALFENQVGRREDPTEAVLDADRDPVSRLLRTFEYENFVIIAGDARQVIERKREEITDEFYDDYVRYVFGVVDDDETTTRSLVGDGVVAADGANEDDVRLFSVELMNRLVFIKFLEDKSLVHPDLLYTLKDTYRDGVYPGSFYETFLQPLFYDVLNEERGNRPANVQNIDLFEGIPYLNGGLFRATIENEADFDVRNSVLLSIVDLLERYSFSAGGAPTDLDPSVLGNVFEKTINYVTSDNADTNKELGAYYTPSEITRFSAEETVRPALLDRFETALVERADWPEHEAWGFDSVYDLIEELPGRWSTISALLAEVDEFRVVDPACGSGHFLTSVLEEIVNVRRALYARSDSYPDAYKLRKTTVLNNIYGVDLMGPAVEIAKLRCWLSVISALETENVDDLAGDDALALPNVAFNLREGNSLIGYTGFPETTDEGDYRLGSFSEDSVRDRYQDIIEEIEAHENALDSETAEEHRTRANEKLEIAREELIGDIQRDFEEAGIEDIATETVAEMEPFNWVLEFAEVYADGGFDVVIGNPPWDRITPQRDDYFTRFDPEFRTLLPEAKKARQDELMEDPDIREGWEEYKRSVEIQADYFNNTDDYELQRPTVAGRTQATENDLSALFLERVFQIARDDGYVSQVLPGAIFNGSSTKDLRLHLLDETEIKSLITFENKGIFPEIDNRYNFGVLAFENRGSTDELKGVFQQNDVNVLKEFEKHALSIPRRVLREYSPEAAIFPYLDSQEEVRILNTILQHPPITEQIESSWYVEPYRELDRGNDVDRFVESDESGDYPVLGGSNIYQFMYDSSVLADLEEPKFWSVDEEENPELSAKRRIREKSLPKLKRGLYDAFDGSGSQIGFVNDLLEEHRGEPLSEDDVLLDCTEYRISYRDIARSTDERTLISTVLPKGVVCHDKVPTLRPYEVSPEEDDLSEMPLHGAYERIYSDEELFVTVGLLNSLPFDFLMRTKVDSTVVFYKLKESQAPRLTEGDEWFDYIWTRAARLNCYGEGFEEMRNRLGGIEPATEMAERREVQAELDAAAFHAYELDRDQTAFVLDDFHRVHNPRLMDEEYFETVLAKYDDLA; this comes from the coding sequence ATGTCCGCGAACTCTTCCTCGGGACAGACCGCTTTCGTCGCCCGGGAATTCGAGACGTCCGTTGACGCTGATGCGGTCGATCAGGCCATCGAGACGCTGGACGCCATCGTTTCGAATCTCCGTAAGCAGATAGACGACGACACGCTGGAGAGGGTCCTTCGCGCGGACTCCGGAAGTTACCAGCTCAAAGCGAGCATGACGCGCGACGGTCTCCAACCGGAATCGTTCACGCAGGACGCCGTCGTCGATCCGCTTCTCGACGCACTCGGATACGACTACGCGACCGAAGCCGGTGGCCTCTCGGGAGGTCGGACACGGGTCGCGGATTACGCGGCCTCGCTCCGCGAGCACGACGAAATCGACTCGACGAGACTCCTCATCGAAGCGGAACCCATTAACAAGGACCTGCACAGCCGAAAGCACGGGCTCGGGCAGGTCCGGGACTGGCTCAGTCAGCGGGAGTTCGAGTCGGACTTCGGCTTCGCAACCGACGGCCTCCGCTGGGTCTTCGTTCGGTACGACCCGGACTCGTACACCCACAACGTCATCGAGGAAGTAGACCTCCGCCCAGTCCTCCTCGCGCTCTTCGAGAATCAGGTCGGACGGCGCGAAGATCCGACCGAAGCCGTTCTCGATGCCGACCGTGACCCCGTCTCTCGTCTCCTCCGAACGTTCGAATACGAGAACTTCGTCATCATCGCGGGCGACGCCCGCCAAGTCATCGAACGCAAGCGCGAGGAGATAACGGACGAGTTCTACGACGACTACGTCCGGTACGTCTTCGGTGTCGTGGACGACGACGAGACGACCACGCGCTCGCTCGTCGGTGACGGCGTCGTCGCAGCGGACGGGGCGAACGAGGACGACGTCAGGCTGTTCTCGGTCGAACTGATGAACCGGCTCGTCTTCATCAAGTTCCTCGAAGACAAGTCCCTCGTCCACCCCGACCTGCTCTACACCCTCAAGGACACCTATCGGGACGGGGTGTATCCCGGGTCGTTCTACGAGACGTTTCTCCAGCCGCTCTTCTACGACGTCCTGAACGAGGAACGCGGGAACCGCCCCGCCAACGTTCAGAACATCGACCTCTTCGAAGGTATCCCCTACCTCAACGGCGGGCTCTTCCGGGCCACGATTGAGAACGAAGCGGACTTCGACGTCCGGAACTCCGTCCTCCTCTCCATCGTTGACCTCCTCGAACGGTACAGCTTCTCGGCGGGAGGCGCGCCGACCGACCTCGACCCGAGCGTCCTCGGGAACGTCTTCGAGAAGACGATCAACTACGTCACGAGCGACAACGCCGACACGAACAAGGAGCTCGGAGCGTACTACACGCCTAGCGAGATAACGCGATTCTCCGCCGAGGAGACCGTCCGGCCAGCGCTCCTCGACCGGTTCGAAACCGCGCTGGTCGAACGCGCCGACTGGCCCGAACACGAGGCATGGGGTTTCGACTCGGTGTACGACCTCATTGAGGAACTCCCGGGGCGCTGGAGTACGATAAGCGCGCTCCTCGCCGAGGTTGACGAGTTTCGCGTGGTCGATCCGGCCTGCGGGAGCGGGCATTTCCTCACGTCCGTCCTCGAAGAGATCGTCAACGTCCGCCGAGCGCTGTACGCTCGGTCCGATTCCTACCCCGACGCGTACAAACTCCGCAAAACGACCGTCCTCAACAATATCTACGGCGTGGACCTGATGGGGCCGGCGGTTGAGATTGCGAAACTCCGATGCTGGCTCTCCGTCATCTCGGCGCTCGAAACTGAGAACGTCGACGACCTCGCCGGGGACGACGCGCTCGCCCTCCCGAACGTCGCGTTCAACCTCCGCGAGGGGAACAGCCTGATCGGATACACGGGCTTCCCCGAGACGACCGATGAGGGTGATTACAGACTCGGGAGTTTCAGCGAGGACAGCGTCCGCGACCGCTATCAGGACATCATCGAGGAAATCGAAGCGCACGAGAACGCGCTCGACAGCGAGACCGCTGAGGAACACCGAACGCGAGCGAATGAGAAACTGGAGATCGCCCGCGAGGAGCTCATCGGCGATATACAGCGGGACTTTGAGGAAGCCGGCATTGAAGACATAGCCACGGAGACGGTCGCCGAGATGGAACCGTTCAACTGGGTGCTGGAGTTCGCTGAGGTATACGCCGATGGTGGCTTCGACGTAGTCATCGGAAACCCGCCGTGGGACAGAATCACTCCTCAGCGTGACGATTACTTCACCCGGTTTGATCCCGAGTTCAGGACGCTCCTCCCGGAAGCGAAAAAGGCCCGGCAAGACGAATTGATGGAGGATCCTGATATCCGGGAGGGGTGGGAAGAATACAAACGGAGCGTGGAGATTCAGGCGGATTACTTCAACAACACAGACGACTACGAACTTCAGCGGCCGACGGTCGCAGGTAGAACTCAGGCAACTGAGAACGATCTCTCTGCGCTGTTCCTCGAACGGGTCTTCCAGATAGCCCGTGACGACGGATACGTCTCGCAGGTACTACCGGGCGCGATTTTCAATGGCTCGTCGACCAAAGACCTTCGACTACATTTACTCGATGAGACAGAGATCAAGTCACTCATCACGTTCGAGAACAAGGGGATCTTCCCCGAGATAGACAACCGGTACAACTTCGGGGTTCTCGCTTTCGAGAATAGAGGTTCAACGGACGAACTCAAAGGAGTCTTCCAGCAAAACGATGTGAACGTGCTGAAGGAGTTCGAGAAGCACGCCCTTTCTATTCCACGCCGTGTCTTGCGAGAGTATTCCCCTGAGGCCGCTATCTTTCCGTATCTCGATTCACAGGAGGAAGTGCGGATTTTGAATACGATACTCCAACACCCACCAATTACGGAACAGATAGAGTCCAGTTGGTACGTAGAACCATATCGAGAATTAGATAGGGGAAACGATGTTGACCGCTTCGTTGAGTCCGATGAGAGTGGCGACTATCCGGTTCTCGGCGGGAGTAACATCTACCAGTTCATGTATGACTCGTCTGTCTTGGCTGACTTGGAGGAGCCGAAGTTCTGGAGCGTTGACGAAGAGGAAAACCCCGAGCTGAGCGCAAAGCGCCGGATTCGAGAGAAAAGCCTCCCGAAACTGAAGCGTGGTCTCTACGACGCCTTCGATGGCTCGGGTTCGCAAATCGGCTTCGTAAACGACCTTCTCGAAGAGCATCGCGGGGAGCCGCTGTCGGAGGACGACGTGCTTCTCGATTGCACTGAATATCGTATCTCCTATCGGGATATCGCTCGCTCAACTGACGAGCGAACGCTCATCTCGACGGTTCTCCCGAAAGGAGTGGTCTGTCACGATAAGGTCCCGACCCTCCGGCCTTACGAGGTGTCTCCCGAGGAAGACGACCTCTCCGAAATGCCGCTTCACGGCGCTTACGAGCGCATTTACTCTGATGAGGAACTGTTCGTGACGGTCGGTCTCCTCAATAGTCTCCCGTTCGACTTCCTCATGCGGACGAAGGTAGACTCGACTGTCGTCTTTTACAAACTGAAAGAGTCACAGGCACCCCGCCTTACTGAGGGCGACGAGTGGTTCGACTACATCTGGACGCGGGCCGCGCGGCTCAACTGCTATGGGGAGGGCTTCGAGGAGATGCGTAACCGCCTCGGCGGTATCGAACCGGCGACGGAGATGGCCGAGCGCCGCGAGGTGCAGGCCGAACTCGACGCCGCTGCGTTCCACGCCTACGAGCTCGACCGCGATCAGACGGCGTTCGTCCTCGACGACTTCCACCGCGTACACAACCCCCGCCTGATGGACGAGGAGTACTTCGAGACGGTGCTGGCGAAGTACGACGACCTCGCCTGA